In Heterodontus francisci isolate sHetFra1 chromosome 48, sHetFra1.hap1, whole genome shotgun sequence, a single window of DNA contains:
- the LOC137357295 gene encoding aurora kinase A- and ninein-interacting protein isoform X1, whose protein sequence is MSVRGRMNEKQLPQNNHFKTKFHRYKNIACPVPTLSTLHLTMKHKKKLGNPKEEECGVWLDTRELKRRKVKTHSISTLLNPLSRRKHNIEVALNFTQTRVPQRCTKQTTVPSFFLSKSKGKPTNPQHTSSLRAVGAASPGSGKNITEGETYIGQPELLIDSDFHRGSFGCYTLADQQERLPTILRTVHCSSEERDPPRGTTHSNTTLALNEQSYQVSEQRQGFCQDGAGIDIVVHEPPSPRGTADKVSASSDMPNVHPDNLTQLGFTQDSQENRVISHRKVTRSPAVNYSLDKGTPVGEGNTEDWPFAESAILCKQSFEAGLFGPLTSTQQTVNREKGLSERKAAVHSPRKLNSDRDKDLFTENKENVFRPTVLFSTRKEMNFNRTSLKRPLLSSGAPSLLHCSNVPHGAESLAFKRLKRPCNDQSTLSLLFSQDSQGNRVISHRQTGSRNGVVFPENWNLPLGHCTNAISGGEGCNVPLNMKLPHLDIVCKSTCMAESKYDYMFCPWTDLLFTQDSEGNAVIKHS, encoded by the exons ATGTCGGTTCGGGGGCGAATGAATGAAAAACAATTACCTCAGAATAACCACTTCAAAACAAAATTTCATCGTTATAAAAATATAG ccTGCCCAGTGCCAACACTATCCACCCTACATTTGACAATGAAACACAAGAAGAAACTTGGAAACCCGAAAGAGGAGGAATGTGGGGTTTGGTTGGACACACGCGAGCTAAAGAGAAGGAAAGTGAAG ACCCATTCCATTTCAACACTGCTGAATCCCCTGTCCAGAAGGAAGCACAACATTGAAGTTGCTCTCAATTTCACACAGACGAGGGTTCCCCAGCGGTGCACCAAACAGACAACTGTCCCTTCCTTCTTTCTCTCAAAGTCCAAAG GTAAGCCTACAAATCCCCAACATACATCATCCCTGAGGGCTGTGGGTGCTGCTTCACCAGGTTCTGGTAAAAATATCACTGAAGGGGAAACGTATATAGGTCAGCCTGAGCTGCTCATTGATAGTGATTTCCATAGGGGCAGCTTTGGCTGCTACACTCTTGCAGACCAGCAGGAAAGGTTGCCAACAATTTTAAGAACGGTCCACTGTAGCTCAGAGGAGAGAGACCCTCCTCGTGGCACTACACACAGCAACACTACACTAGCATTAAATGAGCAGAGTTACCAGGTGTCAGAGCAAAGGCAAGGTTTCTGTCAAGATGGCGCAGGCATCGATATTGTTGTGCATGAGCCACCGTCCCCACGTGGTACTGCAGACAAAGTTTCTGCATCCAGTGACATGCCGAATGTGCATCCTGACAATTTAACCCAGCTGGGTTTTACCCAAGATTCACAAGAAAACCGAGTTATCTCGCACAGAAAGGTGACAAGGTCACCGGCTGTGAATTACTCATTGGACAAGGGAACTCCTGTTGGAGAGGGGAACACGGAAGATTGGCCTTTTGCTGAATCCGCAATCCTGTGCAAGCAGAGTTTCGAAGCAGGGTTATTTGGCCCTCTCACCTCCACGCAGCAAACTGTGAATAGAGAAAAGGGGTTATCGGAAAGGAAGGCGGCGGTACATTCGCCTAGGAAATTAAACTCGGACCGGGACAAAGATTTATTTACAGAGAACAAGGAAAATGTCTTTAGACCCACGGTACTGTTTTCAACTCGAAAGGAGATGAACTTTAATCGAACATCTTTGAAAAGACCCCTGCTGTCATCAGGGGCCCCGTCACTCCTGCACTGTTCGAATGTCCCCCATGGTGCTGAATCGCTGGCTTTTAAACGGTTGAAAAGACCATGCAACGACCAGAGCACTTTGTCACTTTTATTCAGCCAAGATTCACAGGGAAACAGGGTTATTTCCCACCGGCAAACAGGCAGCAGGAATGGGGTGGTGTTTCCTGAGAACTGGAACCTTCCATTGGGCCACTGTACCAATGCCATCAGCGGGGGCGAAGGCTGCAATGTTCCTCTGAATATGAAGCTGCCTCATTTGGACATCGTGTGTAAATCGACCTGCATGGCAGAGTCCAAATACGATTACATGTTCTGTCCATGGACAGATTTACTGTTTACACAAGATTCTGAAGGCAATGCAGTGATCAAACATAGTTAA
- the LOC137357295 gene encoding uncharacterized protein isoform X2 codes for MWGLVGHTRAKEKESEGKPTNPQHTSSLRAVGAASPGSGKNITEGETYIGQPELLIDSDFHRGSFGCYTLADQQERLPTILRTVHCSSEERDPPRGTTHSNTTLALNEQSYQVSEQRQGFCQDGAGIDIVVHEPPSPRGTADKVSASSDMPNVHPDNLTQLGFTQDSQENRVISHRKVTRSPAVNYSLDKGTPVGEGNTEDWPFAESAILCKQSFEAGLFGPLTSTQQTVNREKGLSERKAAVHSPRKLNSDRDKDLFTENKENVFRPTVLFSTRKEMNFNRTSLKRPLLSSGAPSLLHCSNVPHGAESLAFKRLKRPCNDQSTLSLLFSQDSQGNRVISHRQTGSRNGVVFPENWNLPLGHCTNAISGGEGCNVPLNMKLPHLDIVCKSTCMAESKYDYMFCPWTDLLFTQDSEGNAVIKHS; via the exons ATGTGGGGTTTGGTTGGACACACGCGAGCTAAAGAGAAGGAAAGTGAAG GTAAGCCTACAAATCCCCAACATACATCATCCCTGAGGGCTGTGGGTGCTGCTTCACCAGGTTCTGGTAAAAATATCACTGAAGGGGAAACGTATATAGGTCAGCCTGAGCTGCTCATTGATAGTGATTTCCATAGGGGCAGCTTTGGCTGCTACACTCTTGCAGACCAGCAGGAAAGGTTGCCAACAATTTTAAGAACGGTCCACTGTAGCTCAGAGGAGAGAGACCCTCCTCGTGGCACTACACACAGCAACACTACACTAGCATTAAATGAGCAGAGTTACCAGGTGTCAGAGCAAAGGCAAGGTTTCTGTCAAGATGGCGCAGGCATCGATATTGTTGTGCATGAGCCACCGTCCCCACGTGGTACTGCAGACAAAGTTTCTGCATCCAGTGACATGCCGAATGTGCATCCTGACAATTTAACCCAGCTGGGTTTTACCCAAGATTCACAAGAAAACCGAGTTATCTCGCACAGAAAGGTGACAAGGTCACCGGCTGTGAATTACTCATTGGACAAGGGAACTCCTGTTGGAGAGGGGAACACGGAAGATTGGCCTTTTGCTGAATCCGCAATCCTGTGCAAGCAGAGTTTCGAAGCAGGGTTATTTGGCCCTCTCACCTCCACGCAGCAAACTGTGAATAGAGAAAAGGGGTTATCGGAAAGGAAGGCGGCGGTACATTCGCCTAGGAAATTAAACTCGGACCGGGACAAAGATTTATTTACAGAGAACAAGGAAAATGTCTTTAGACCCACGGTACTGTTTTCAACTCGAAAGGAGATGAACTTTAATCGAACATCTTTGAAAAGACCCCTGCTGTCATCAGGGGCCCCGTCACTCCTGCACTGTTCGAATGTCCCCCATGGTGCTGAATCGCTGGCTTTTAAACGGTTGAAAAGACCATGCAACGACCAGAGCACTTTGTCACTTTTATTCAGCCAAGATTCACAGGGAAACAGGGTTATTTCCCACCGGCAAACAGGCAGCAGGAATGGGGTGGTGTTTCCTGAGAACTGGAACCTTCCATTGGGCCACTGTACCAATGCCATCAGCGGGGGCGAAGGCTGCAATGTTCCTCTGAATATGAAGCTGCCTCATTTGGACATCGTGTGTAAATCGACCTGCATGGCAGAGTCCAAATACGATTACATGTTCTGTCCATGGACAGATTTACTGTTTACACAAGATTCTGAAGGCAATGCAGTGATCAAACATAGTTAA
- the zgc:194312 gene encoding probable G-protein coupled receptor 148 has product MNESGNGTATEERLIEVRVFASVTSFVLLAFFNLVINYTILSEDRLRSQARFVLLFHLLVSGLIYFGLSSTFYLLIYLGVAMSTSSCLTLLMFLMMSGSTILLTLTVMAVDRYFAICHPLKYSSFCTKHKIWILSNLTWVISVIIPLILVSQHLRGKLGPGGTERCSSSNLRSSYNMKQTSKILLICICTVLILYSYFKILAEGKRIGVLNRRNKRARSTILMHGVQLAVYIIPTFINFILQLVAHAGKIHQNTKALFEVLNFAFFSLAQCISPVIYGLRKEELWELTSHKFPCFLWDFKGTLEWLVRTTLLLPTKSSTTAAVQTCPEGLTLVSEQTTETFTL; this is encoded by the coding sequence ATGAATGAATCGGGGAACGGCACTGCCACGGAGGAGCGCCTCATCGAAGTCAGAGTCTTTGCTTCTGTCACCTCCTTTGTCCTGCTGGCTTTCTTCAACCTTGTGATCAATTACACCATTCTGAGTGAGGACCGCCTGCGGTCTCAAGCCAGGTTTGTTTTGCTGTTCCATCTCTTGGTGTCCGGTCTGATCTACTTTGGGCTGAGCAGCACCTTCTACCTTCTCATTTACCTGGGGGTGGCCATGTCCACCTCCTCCTGCCTGACCCTCCTCATGTTCCTAATGATGAGTGGCTCGACTATTCTCCTGACTCTGACTGTGATGGCAGTGGACCGATACTTTGCCATCTGCCACCCGCTCAAGTACAGTTCCTTCTGCACAAAACACAAAATCTGGATTCTCAGCAACCTGACCTGGGTGATCTCAGTGATCATCCCTCTGATCCTGGTCTCCCAACATTTGCGGGGGAAGCTTGGACCAGGAGGGACCGAGAGGTGCTCATCCTCCAACCTCCGCTCCAGCTACAACATGAAACAGACGTCCAAAATCCTGCTGATCTGCATCTGCACAGTCTTGATACTCTACAGCTACTTCAAAATACTGGCGGAAGGCAAACGCATTGGTGTGCTGAACCGGCGCAATAAGCGGGCGCGCAGCACCATCTTAATGCACGGGGTGCAGCTGGCGGTGTACATCATCCCTACATTCATCAACTTCATCCTACAATTGGTCGCACACGCTGGGAAGATCCACCAAAACACCAAAGCCCTCTTTGAGGTGCTAAACTTTGCCTTCTTCAGCCTGGCACAGTGCATCAGCCCCGTCATCTACGGCCTACGCAAAGAGGAGCTTTGGGAGCTCACCTCCCACAAGTTCCCGTGCTTCCTCTGGGACTTCAAGGGAACCCTGGAGTGGTTGGTGCGGACAACCCTACTCCTGCCCACAAAATCAAGTACCACGGCTGCAGTCCAGACCTGTCCCGAGGGGTTAACCCTGGTGAGTGAACAGACCACAGAAACATTCACGTTGTAG